The genomic window CAGCTGTACTGGCTGCTCCAACTTGCACTAATTCGGAGTCtgtctcttttctctcgctgcAGCGGAATCGCATAACGTGGAACGAGAACGGAATCAATTACAAGCGTTCCGTGTTTTCTCTGCAAGTGATTTGACGCTTGCGATTAATTACGCTCTCGTTTTACGTTCCGCTACTCCGCTACATGTGATTGCATCATAAAGCAGTGCAAGTCAGAGCTGCCAACGAAGCTACGAAGAGCGAGCTCCAAATTCATCACCGTGTAAGCGAGCCATAATGCGCGTCACCGCTCTCGTGCTCTCCTCCTCCCggataagattaaaaaaaaaaaggaaaaaaaaaaaagaaaaacgtttatttttcgTTCGCGGTGATTTCTGAATCTCTATGACAAGTATATTTCCCTCTCCATCATTTAATTTAGTCGCCGCGCATCTCGCTCCGTTATCGAATCGCTCGACTCCGATTCCGTCGCTCGGCTCCGATTCCGTCGCACGGGCTGCATATATCGGACCGTTGAAGTTGTATGTGTGCGCCGTGCATATACGTACAATACAACCTGCCTTCGAAGTGTTTGGACACATTGCATCCCGATGATGGCGAGTTTGCGTGAATCCGCGATCCGACAGTAATGATAGTGATCGTGCGCCTTATCACGGGTGAACGCGGGTGACAACGAGCTTAGAACAGCAGGACGCAGGACCCCGAGGACTCACCCTCGCCCCCTCCCCATCCCTCGTATTCATGACCCCGGAATCCTCGTGAGCGGAAAAACCGAGAGAATGGGTGTTGGCCTCAAACCGCTGGAGTTCACGGATTGCCTAACCGACAGTCCGTACTTCCGCGAGAATCTGCACTATCACGAGCGTGAATTGGAAAAAACCAGCCAGCAGATTAAGCGGCTCGTTAAGGAGGTCAAAGATTTATTGCTGGCCACCAAGAGTGAGTTACGAGCTTCCCCtttgctcctttttttttttttttatcattcgGACTATCAGACCATGTGATTGTTGTAACAGCTGTTGCATGAATGATTTATCTTTACGGGTGATTATTAAATCAGCATTGTTActccgtaattaaattaatttagggATCCTTCCTgttccattattttttttttttttttttttttttttatcacgttgGAAATATCTTCTCAACGTGATCTAGATCTTTTTGTTTGATTAGATAATAATAGATTAGTTGATAATTTTGATATCTTTTTAGACCTGTCCCGAGCTCAGAGAGCCTTTTCCAAAACGTTGCAAAACTTTAGTTTTGAATGCATCGGCGAGAGCCAAACCGAGGACGAAACTCACATATCTCAAAGTCTAAAAGAATTTGGTAAACTTATCGCATCCATAGAAGATGAAAGGGATCGCATGGTATGCAATTTACCAATGTGCATAGACTAGTTCGTAGATTCTATGCGCTTGTAGCTCTTATATGACTGTTatcttttaatgttaatataggaaatgattaatttaaatgagatCTAAGAAACAGTCATGATGTCATCAATTTATTAGATCTTAAAATAGCTTTCCTCTTTCCAGTTGGAACGAGCGTATGATCAGATTATATTACCCttggaaaattttagaaaagaacATATCGGCGGAGTTAAGGTAAAACAAatgatatctttttatttacgattttttttattcttataatatttttttttaatgtatatatttttttataatatgttttgaaatgttttaagatcgtttagttttatttatctccgtaacgatttaaatatttcaggatggcaaaaagaaatttgaaaaacaGACGATTAAATTTTGTCAAAGTCAAGAGCGTTACTTGAATTTATCCACGAAAAAGCAAGACAATGTTTTACAAGAGGTatattaaatagtaataaagtagatgaataatatattttaaaaattgtgtatttaaaaattataaaaaaatttattattaattttctatgttGATACGTGTGTATAGGCTGATGCAACGTTGGAAATGGCTGAAAGACACTTCTCCCAGGCTAGTTTagaatatgtatttttactGCAGGAAGTTCAGGAACGGAAAAAGTTTGAATTTGTTGAAacggtaataattttaatattttacgattaattttacgtattaaattataatcttcATATAGTTTATTGTAACGTAAAATGTTTTAGTTATTGGGATTTATGTTTGGCTGGCTAACATTTTATCATCAAGGCCACGAAGTTGCAAAGGACTTTAAACCTTATATGACAGAGCTACAATTAAAGATTCAGAAGgttggtaattaatttttataataaatttctaactGCTTAAACATACAGTTATATTTAATGGTATGAGAggtaatattttacttctttaGCCGGTGTACGTATTTCCAGTTAAATCGCATTATTACGAAAGCCGTTATAACGTAGAATcattattttgattatttaataatgtagtGCTATTGCTGTATGTTTGTATGCAAGAAAATCTTGTTGAAATATGCATCACTAACATGTAGATACATGTTTGCTCTAGTACTTCTAATGTCACCGATAATGAGAGTTCTTAATTTATAGCTTGAATTAGCCAAAAATTACGTTGCTAAACATAagttaacaatttaatgattaattgcaaattaattttaatagatttcgaaaaataaatatataaattttgcaaataactTGTGCACATGTGATTGCtaataaaattagtttataatttgtatttaagtGCAATTTGcaagaaatgtatttaaatattcgatgtaatttttgtttggTATAAGGATGTTGCTGGAAAAACCACGGCTAAGAATTGCAGCCACTGAAAAATCAAAATCTATAACATTTGCGTTTAAATTACCCTTATAATAAGTATTATGATTGATAACAGCATGAATAAGTGcttactaatttttatttgtgtgtGCGCGTGTTTTACAAGACTAGAGAGAATTTCCTTGCTACCCGGGATAAAACTGAATCGCTTATGAATAAAATGAAGGACATGAAAAAGGTacgttacataaaaatttttttatcctttctttCGTTCAGTAAAAGCTAGTTATATAGAGACATTTTTtgtagttttataattattattttgttacattttaaagTGCATATGTTAACAATTAAGCatataaatagttttattaatatttatgaatattttgtaaaagtatTCAGTATGTTTGCTACTTTTAAACACACCCGCACCCAtaatcatctttttttttcttagtctGCTGTAGAAAGTGGTCTCAACAAATTACATTCCCGCGAAGGATATCTGTTTCTAATGGAGAAAAGTAAGTCGATTAGTATAAGAGATATTTTTCAGTAGAaactatttctttaaaaagttttaatgcAGTCGctctttatattatattacgaatatcgtaattatattactaatGTCATGATATTTGCAGAAGCATTTGGTACAACATGGACAAAACAGTATTGCACATATCAAAAGGATAGGAAGGAATTTACTATGATCCCTTACAATCAACTCACGGGAAAATTtgtatgttaaaattaaaaaaaaaactaagtaTTATTACACGTATTAGTTATTAAGAATTTTCggaataatttcttaatatgtGTTTTTAGAGTAGCAAAGAAACCTTTACACTAGCATCTTGTATACGACGAACATCGGACACCatcgaaaaaagattttgctTTGATATCACTGCCGTCGATAAGTAAgtccaattttattttgtgtcatatatatagtatatacaattattttgattaattttattttaccataaataaaaaattattaaaatctgtcTGTTATTTTCAGACCTAATGTAACATATACATTCCAAGCGCTTTCCGAAGAAGATAGAAAGTTATGGATGGATGCTATGGATGGAAAGGAACCTGTACGTAACTTAACGTATTTCATATTATACACGaagtcatttttatttatttatcttgtaATTAAACGCGTggattgtatataattattgcgatATTTTAGCCTTGCCCGCGATTAGGTTCTTCTTCCAGACCTGAAGATTTGACACTGGCTGAAAGTGGTTTTACGTTTGTATCGAAATGTATCGCGGCACTTGAAGATAGAGGTAATATAATCGTGATTTTTCACAGAAATTAATGGGGCTTTTtgcttatttaaatatcatattttatcaattattcttCAACAGTCGATAATCATTTTAGGTTTAGAAGAACAAGGTCTATATCGAGTGGTCGGAGTTGCTTCTAAAGTAAATAAACTTCTGACGATGGGTcttgataaaagaaaagtagatAAGCTTAATCTGAGTGACCGTTTTGAATGGGAGAGTAAAACTATTACCAGTGCGCTCAAAACTTATCTGAGAACATTGTCCGAGCCGTTAATGACTTTTCGATACTACAATAGCTTCATTACAGCTGCGAGTGCGTATAGGTATTCTTGATAacatattgttttatttttgctgtTGAATCTGtatttaaagattataaattcTATGAGAGAtttacttttctctctttttctttttatttttcgtaaactaatactttttctattattataattatttttttctccgtaatttcttttatatgaCTAAAACTGAgtactaaaattttattgtgatttttattttgtgacATTTAACAGAACAGGAGATGAAGGAAATTCGAATAAATGATATACACAACCTCGTTTATCGATTGCCTAAAGCCAATTTTAATATGCTGATTATTCTCATTAACCATCTTTGCAAGTGAGAAAtccgtataattattatttatgaaatttatttattttagtttagaaattaaattcgaaattgattataattttcagtGTCGCAAAGAAAAGTGATAAGAATCTGATGACTGTTGGGAACTTAGCGGTATGTTTCGGCCCGACTTTATTACGACCAGAAGAAGAAACAGTAGCTTCTATAATGGATATTAAGTTTTACAATATTGTTGTGGAAATACTGATTGAGAATTGTGAAAGAATAGTACTTGGGCCACCTCAAGATTCTTTACGCGCAGTAGCACCACAGTCTACGCTGCAAGCTACTGTTGTTCCAAGTAAAGTGCAATGCGTTAAAGTGGAAGAAGGTCCAACTTCGTCGGGTAATGGAACGGCATTTTTAAGATATCCACTACACACGGCGGTAACAGTTGCACCAGCGTCGTCGCATGCGCATGTAAGTTATTAAGattgtttttatttcactGTTAATTTCGTATATTGgatttgtatatatttttttatatacagcTCGTTACAAGATCTTATTACGATGGCCAGCCTTTGACTGTTAACAAGTCGCCTATAATTGACGACAGAAATAATGGAGATTATGAAGACCTCGATAATACAAGTCATCGTATACCATCGTACTTAGATAGTCGCGGTGGTAGTAGCGGCAGTGGTGGTCGCATAAAATTGACTAACGCAAACCTCATGTATCATTCGGCCGACAAAGGTTTAGGTACATTTCTCTTgctatattacattatactatatcttataaattttatagtaGCATCTTCTAactaaaaatgttattatttcAGTTCTGAGCGGTGGCAATACCAGTAGTTCGAGCGAATCGATCGCATCAGATCCTCATCCTTTTTCAAGCGAGCTACCAATAAAGCAGAAACGTGGCACCATGATATCCGTGCATTATCCCACGGCTTATCCTCAGCGTAGCAACTCGTCTTCAATATGCCCGTAAGATATAccaatttttccttttataaaaaagtatacttttttcttttttacattcgatatgttattttcttgattaCGATTCTATGTATAATTATAGCATCAACACTTCACCCAGTAGTGGACGTTCAAGTCCTGGTCAAATCCCAGGAATTTGGTAAGTACCGTGTACATAAAATTTAGGAAGattataattctaaatttgcataaatttttagGAGAGTACGAACTTTATACGCATGTTTGGCGGAAAACGATGGGGAATTATCATTTGAACCaaatcaaattattacaaaCGGTAAGAGCGGTacgaaagtaataattattatataaaacactgttttaagtatataataaaacatattattgcAGTCAAAGCCTCTTTGGAGCCAGGTTGGTTGGAAGGTACATTAAATGGTAAAACGGGTTTAGTGCCGAAGAATTATGTGGAACAGTTGCCCTAAATGCcatgagaataaaaaaaaaacaccaaagagcgttttttaaaatatagataattttattattacgaaacaaatttacaaattttttaaataacgttcTTGATACCATcaaagcaaataaatttatgaaagcTATGCTGCAATGCAAAAACAACTGCCTGTTGAGCTTTCACAATTTTTGGCTATACACTGCTTAgtcaattatacatatatagatgTATACtcttatataaatgttatttattagaaTCCACTTTATTCTATATGTAtctaaaatgtatatatattcacTTGCGAATGGTATATATGTGCATAAGGATTACATAggattaatatttctttgaggtatttaattacatttatactAAAAGACATTCCTATGcaacatatgtatatgaagATTTTATGGAGCTTATAGGAAATTTTGAAGGCAATAATCATTTGTTTTATAgcattgtattataattataataaaatatataatgccataataaaaaaatacagaatatcacaagaaatttttaaacatatacaaggttttatataatatcagtatatataagtaataatacattatatgGTTTACAGTTTATATTATACTAGCTAGTATTATAGTGAATGTAAGAAATGCAAAACGCAGTTCTCGTATAAAACGAAACACAACAGCGTTTGAAGGACTGGAAGAACTAAACTTCAGTTTCAACATTACGaagcataataaataaatgtatagaTACTTTTACTATATTATTGATTCCTGTAATCCTGTGAAATGATATGCATAGTTTGTATAATTGGTCAAACGGTAAGTATTACAAGTTTTTAGATATTTCTAGACACATCTAACACACAAGCAGCCATctgtgaataataattaaaaaataataattgcacttttgtcgtttaaatgttatatgtatacagaGTGAATCATAATTGATGGAAGCATTTACCGACTAAACTTAAGTTAACGCTGTGTAACGCTATATATGGAGTATTCGATTGGTAACGATTTACttccatttattataatttaccacgtatatatattacaaatttgttaaactatacgtatattttaatgattttttttttgagcttaatttttatattcttgattttttttaaaggttcGCATTAtcgcataaaattaatgtttattctTGTTTATTACTTAACTGTgacatgtaaatttttatagctAACAGTCCTgcttttaatgcatttttttccaCCTTATTCCATATTAAACTCATAAATAAAGTGTAACACAATAttgcagttaaaaaaatacatgcaaTATTCAAACCGATGTCTGCAGCTAAAGATATATTCATGCAATTCAGCCAGATAGACCAAATTAACGGAATGATTAAAGTAAAAGCCGATAACGCATACCAAAAATATTGACGTTTTACATCCTTTAATGCATTTTCGCAAATGACTACTGCTTCTTTCAAGGAATCCATGACATCTATATAATCACTGACATGCTTAtctgcaaatataaatttaattaattaattaaaaaataaatatatgttcgtttattaatacatgcagaaaaatgaatatattacCATTACTAAATTTAAGGGTAGCCATTACACCTTCGTGATCagaaaaactaaaatttttatatggtACACGATTTGGCAAGGGatgttgaaaatttacaacttcaacctaaaaattatcgtaatttaatgattatatattgtataaatttttttttgtaccatATTGCGTTAATAATTTACCTTCACAGTTTTTGATCCTAAATACATAATATGATCTATACGCTTTCCATCTGGCTGAGTTCGCGCGATTTTTGAGTTGGTGTAACTATTATTGGCACATTCATTGGTCCCTATGTGACTTGCACTGTTAGGACATGTATCAGCTAAACATGCCAAACCACTTATAAGTTTATATGCTAAGTCTTGTGGTTCTGTGTTAAGATCACCAGCTAATATAACTGCATCTGCGCCGCTACTCGTCATCTTTATAAATTGAGCAGTATCAAATGCTTGTAGCATTCTGTGAGCCATGTACTCGTCATTTTCTCGATTATATTCTGCATGtaactgtaaaataaaactagtaaatattttacaccaTTTAAAgaacattataattattatatataaaataaaaaaataaaaaaatttatacataattaaattaaataactttacaTACATGCGTAATATAAACGTTAACATTCATATTCTGAACTTCTATTTTACACAGCCCAATTCCTTTACCACCAAACCAATCTCCATGATGCACCTTGTGAACATAACCATTTAAAGGCCATTTGTGAAACATAACACCATGGATGGGATATTTTGAAAAGAAGCATATTCCTGATCCAAGTACTCCActgtacaaaaattatataatgtagtatgtaattttaattattccatgTCTATAATACCATACCTGTAAAAGTAATGAGAGTAAGGAAGTACCTCTTGCGTTTTTGTTCGTATCATTTTAAAATCATTGACAGACCAAACTTCCTGTAAACAAATTATATCATATTCACCACTGGCACATTTTTCAGCAATAGCCAACATACGtggatttttatctttcgcaACATATGGTATCCCcctgaaatattaaaacgagCGTGAACTGGAGatcgcaaaatatttatttttcaataaaatgcaGACAAAAATGTTATTACTCACCAGCAGTTGAGCGTTAAAACATTCACCGATACTTCGCTTgccattgttttaattttaacctCTGTATCGCTCCACAAAATAACGCAGTAATTATGTTAAATGCAGTGACAAATTGTCGCTTGCTCCGACAGTTCTACGTTTTCTACAGAAATTAGAGCGcaaatatctaataaaaaatttaaaaaaggatatgaaataaataacaaaatgcttatttctttaaattaattaggctttttttcgtatttgtcatactattaatttgttaagCTCTTATACGTACGTGAATATACACATGCACATCTCTTATCAGCGCGCTTTCTTACGTAAGAAATTGTTACGAACATTGACAAGTCGAGAAAATTATTGTCGATTTTTAGTATATGATGAAATTGTCGCTTATCAAGTAAGCCGTGAGCCTCATATTCAAA from Cardiocondyla obscurior isolate alpha-2009 linkage group LG19, Cobs3.1, whole genome shotgun sequence includes these protein-coding regions:
- the Graf gene encoding rho GTPase-activating protein 26 isoform X1 encodes the protein MGVGLKPLEFTDCLTDSPYFRENLHYHERELEKTSQQIKRLVKEVKDLLLATKNLSRAQRAFSKTLQNFSFECIGESQTEDETHISQSLKEFGKLIASIEDERDRMLERAYDQIILPLENFRKEHIGGVKDGKKKFEKQTIKFCQSQERYLNLSTKKQDNVLQEADATLEMAERHFSQASLEYVFLLQEVQERKKFEFVETLLGFMFGWLTFYHQGHEVAKDFKPYMTELQLKIQKTRENFLATRDKTESLMNKMKDMKKSAVESGLNKLHSREGYLFLMEKKAFGTTWTKQYCTYQKDRKEFTMIPYNQLTGKFSSKETFTLASCIRRTSDTIEKRFCFDITAVDKPNVTYTFQALSEEDRKLWMDAMDGKEPPCPRLGSSSRPEDLTLAESGFTFVSKCIAALEDRGLEEQGLYRVVGVASKVNKLLTMGLDKRKVDKLNLSDRFEWESKTITSALKTYLRTLSEPLMTFRYYNSFITAAKQEMKEIRINDIHNLVYRLPKANFNMLIILINHLCNVAKKSDKNLMTVGNLAVCFGPTLLRPEEETVASIMDIKFYNIVVEILIENCERIVLGPPQDSLRAVAPQSTLQATVVPSKVQCVKVEEGPTSSGNGTAFLRYPLHTAVTVAPASSHAHLVTRSYYDGQPLTVNKSPIIDDRNNGDYEDLDNTSHRIPSYLDSRGGSSGSGGRIKLTNANLMYHSADKGLVLSGGNTSSSSESIASDPHPFSSELPIKQKRGTMISVHYPTAYPQRSNSSSICPINTSPSSGRSSPGQIPGIWRVRTLYACLAENDGELSFEPNQIITNVKASLEPGWLEGTLNGKTGLVPKNYVEQLP
- the Graf gene encoding rho GTPase-activating protein 26 isoform X2; translated protein: MGVGLKPLEFTDCLTDSPYFRENLHYHERELEKTSQQIKRLVKEVKDLLLATKNLSRAQRAFSKTLQNFSFECIGESQTEDETHISQSLKEFGKLIASIEDERDRMLERAYDQIILPLENFRKEHIGGVKDGKKKFEKQTIKFCQSQERYLNLSTKKQDNVLQEADATLEMAERHFSQASLEYVFLLQEVQERKKFEFVETLLGFMFGWLTFYHQGHEVAKDFKPYMTELQLKIQKSAVESGLNKLHSREGYLFLMEKKAFGTTWTKQYCTYQKDRKEFTMIPYNQLTGKFSSKETFTLASCIRRTSDTIEKRFCFDITAVDKPNVTYTFQALSEEDRKLWMDAMDGKEPPCPRLGSSSRPEDLTLAESGFTFVSKCIAALEDRGLEEQGLYRVVGVASKVNKLLTMGLDKRKVDKLNLSDRFEWESKTITSALKTYLRTLSEPLMTFRYYNSFITAAKQEMKEIRINDIHNLVYRLPKANFNMLIILINHLCNVAKKSDKNLMTVGNLAVCFGPTLLRPEEETVASIMDIKFYNIVVEILIENCERIVLGPPQDSLRAVAPQSTLQATVVPSKVQCVKVEEGPTSSGNGTAFLRYPLHTAVTVAPASSHAHLVTRSYYDGQPLTVNKSPIIDDRNNGDYEDLDNTSHRIPSYLDSRGGSSGSGGRIKLTNANLMYHSADKGLVLSGGNTSSSSESIASDPHPFSSELPIKQKRGTMISVHYPTAYPQRSNSSSICPINTSPSSGRSSPGQIPGIWRVRTLYACLAENDGELSFEPNQIITNVKASLEPGWLEGTLNGKTGLVPKNYVEQLP
- the Nsmase gene encoding putative neutral sphingomyelinase, which codes for MASEVSVNVLTLNCWGIPYVAKDKNPRMLAIAEKCASGEYDIICLQEVWSVNDFKMIRTKTQEVLPYSHYFYSGVLGSGICFFSKYPIHGVMFHKWPLNGYVHKVHHGDWFGGKGIGLCKIEVQNMNVNVYITHLHAEYNRENDEYMAHRMLQAFDTAQFIKMTSSGADAVILAGDLNTEPQDLAYKLISGLACLADTCPNSASHIGTNECANNSYTNSKIARTQPDGKRIDHIMYLGSKTVKVEVVNFQHPLPNRVPYKNFSFSDHEGVMATLKFSNDKHVSDYIDVMDSLKEAVVICENALKDVKRQYFWYALSAFTLIIPLIWSIWLNCMNISLAADIGLNIACIFLTAILCYTLFMSLIWNKVEKNALKAGLLAIKIYMSQLSNKQE